DNA sequence from the Gopherus evgoodei ecotype Sinaloan lineage unplaced genomic scaffold, rGopEvg1_v1.p scaffold_31_arrow_ctg1, whole genome shotgun sequence genome:
gtaaccactagaccccgttcccctctcagagctgggaatagaacccaggagtcctggctgccagcccaccctgctctaaccaccagcccccactcccctcctagagctggcAAAGGGAGCCAGAGGTCTCTAGCCGGGCATAGCAGATGGGGTGAGCTGGCTCGCATGGGGAGGAAGAAGATATCTTTGGTTTCAGAGCTGGAAAGGGGAAGCCGAGGCCCCTGCTCTGGGGCCAGGGGAGTTTTTCACCAGAAGATGAAGCAACCCGGCTTCTCATCCCACCCATCGGGGAGGAAGCAAAAGCTCAGGGCAGAAGTGGGCAAGGGATGGCAGACCACCCGTGGAAAAAATACAGTGGGTGCTCAGGACCCACCGGCATCCCCacagatcagctcctccccctcactcccagcacctcctgcccaccgcggcttgggagaaggggtgcagaggggggtggagtgggggtgggaagaggtggggagaggtttgggggaaggggtgcagtgagggcggggcctggggcagagcaggggtgggaagaggtggggagggggggttgggggaggaggtggggagagggtgcagtgggggcggagggaggtgggaagaggtggggtggggggttgggggaagaggtggggagagggtgcagtgggggcagagggaggtgggaagaggtggggtggggggttgggggaagggttgCAGTGAAGGCGGAGGGGGTGGAAagagatggggtgaggggttgggggaagaggtggggtggaggttgggggaagggatgcagtGGGGGCAGAGTGGGTGTCGATCACCccccagaaactgaggcagagcagacaCCCCAGCCAAGCCCAGCCCAGCGCCCTAAGGCTTTGCCATGCAAAggggagcagtgcatgctgggaacactccccctccccaactgGTCACACCTGGCTCCCAAGCGAGCCCTGCCCTGTGTCTGCACCCGCTccgcccggacacctgggttctccgcTGCCTGCCCCGCCCTGTGTCTCCAcccggacccctgggttctcCGCTGCCGGCCCCCCCATGTCTCCACccactctgcccggacccctgggttctcCCCTGCCGGCCCCGCCCTGTGTCTGCACCCGCTCCGcccggacccctgggttctctgCTGCCGGCCCCGCCCTGTGTCTGCACCCGCTCTGcccggacccctgggttctctgCTGCCGGCCCCGCCCTGTGTCTGCACCCGCTctgcccggacacctgggttctccgcTGCCGGCCCCCCCATGTCTCCACCCACTCTGCCCAGACCCCTGGGTTCTCCGCTGCCGGCCCCGCCCTGTGTCTGCACCCGCTccgcccggacacctgggttctccgcTGCCGGCCCTGCCTTGTGTCTGCACCtgctctgcccggacccctaggTTCTCCGCTGCCGGCCCTGCCCCGTGTCTCCACCCACTCCGCCCGGACACCTGGGCTCTCCGCTGCCGGCCCTGCCCTGGGTCTCCACCTGCTCCGcccggacccctgggttctcCGTTGCCGGCCCTGCCTTGTGTCTGCACCTGCTCTGCCCAGACCCCTTGGTTCTCCGCTGCCGGCCCTGCCCTGGGTCTCCACCTGCtccaccaggactcctgggttctccgcTGCCGGCCCTGCCCTGGGTCTCCACCTGCTCcacccggacacctgggttctccgcTGCCAGCCCTGCCTTGTGTCTGCACCCGCTCTGCCTGGACACCTGGATTCTCCGCTGCCGGCCCTGCCCTGGGTCTCcacccggacacctgggttctccgccaccagccctgccctctgtctccacccagtgatgagctgccaaaatcttaacaaccggttccccaCCCACGTCCTGCcgctgactgcccccctcagaacccgcaacccatcaaccctccctgcttcttgtcccctgaccacctcctccaccctaactgccccccaggaccccatcccctacccaactcgccccactccctgtcccctgactgccccagccccttccacCATTACCCCTACAGACCCCCGGAACTCCCACGCCTACCCAACCCCCCCGTACCCCATCcgctgactgccccccccgaacatccgccccctgccccttatccaacccctctcccagccccggcCTGCTCTGGGCAGCGTGCTGGACCCCGCGTGGCCACTGGAGCTCGCGACCCCCCCCACCTTGCTGCTAAAGAGGCAGGAGCTGCCGCGCTGCCCAGAGCGCTGACTCCAGCAGCCCCGCGCGCTGCGGCTCTGCGAGGGGGGGGAAGCGGAAGAGGAGCcaggggagcctccccagctgaGAGCTCAGGTGGGCCGGACGGGATGTcctgcgggctggatgtggcctgcggacCGGAGTTTGTCCACCCGCCCGCCCCTTTAACAGCCGGTTCTACACctgcttctaaatttaacaaccagttcttggGAATCGGTGGGAACTGGCTGCAGCTCACCACtgactccacctgctcctcccggACACCGGGGTTCCCCACTGCCAGCCCTTTCCtgaccccacagctcctgccctgacGCCCCACCACCGGCCCCATGCTGGCAGCAACAGGCAgtgcccccccccgcacacacacacccctccagttCTCCTTTTTGGTGCATCCTCACACATCCTGCTCCGGCTGGGGGCCAAATCCAGGGAGCGGTGCCACTCTGGCAGCTGCTGGGTTCCTGGAAAATAAACTCAGAGACAAGCGGACGGGGCCGTCGGGTGCTGCCTTCCCAGATAACGGGGCAGGCGGCCACGCCACcctgggccccacacagcccctgtcATGGCTGGACTGGGAACACGGGGAGGGGCGGGCTGGAGAGTATGTAATATTCAATCTCTGTGCGTGGGGGCAGGGGTGCACACGCTGTGTGTCAGTTGTGATTGTGTGCGGTAGAAAACTCtagctttgtgtgtgtgctgaCACGTTGCGTTTCAGCTgtgacattgtgtgtgtgtgtgtttgtgatgaagtgggggattTTCTGAGACTCTTGCAGGAGCACTGTGTGCGCCCCAGTTtccctgtgtgtgcctcagtttccctgtgtgctgtgtGTGTAAAGGGAGAGGGGGCGTGTTGTTGCAGGGGACTTGCCGAGGAGTTGGGACCCAGACAATGGCCTGGAGATGGGAGACCCAGTGACTGGTAACCAGGATGCCCCCAACCTTGGGAGCCAGCCAGTTCTAGCCAGTGGGGGGACaatgggctgaggagagaggggcCCGGGGACCTGACCAGAGGGGAAAAGGGATGGAAGAGAGGGGCCCAGGTGACCTGTTTACCTGGGactgagggtggaggaggggctggtgggggaggggatttaGGGGGCTCGGCTGgaaagagggggctgggcaggggacaaGGTGCAGCCGGACCCATGGGGATAGGCACAGACCCAGCTGGCCGGGGCTGAGACTGGCCAGTCCCAAGGGCCCTGAGACCTGCCTGGGCTGGGTGCAGACAGTCAATAAACCTCCTCTGTGACGCTGGTGGGGAGTCACTGGATAGAGCTTGGGGGGCCTTGCtccccctgggggtgggggcccagagcgaggggctagccctgctcccctccaagGGTGGGCAAACGGAGCTGAGGGTCTCTTTCCCCGGGCATGGCGGGCTGGGCTCCGCTCCAGCCTGGCTCGCAGGTGGCAGGAAGAAGACACCTCTGGTTTCAGATGTGAAAAGGGGAACCGAGGCCCCTGCCCCGGGGAAGTTTTCACCGGGGGATAAAAGAACCCGGCTTCCTGTCCCACCAGCTGGGGAGGAAGCGAGAACCCAGGGCAGAGGTGGgtgaggggcagctgggctccttgACGAGACGCCCACCAGGCAAGACCAGCCCAGTGCCCTAAGGCCTTGCCATGCCAAggggagcagtgcatgctgggaacgCTGCCGCCCTTGGCCATGGGGCAGccgtgcatgctgggagctgcctgaCACCTCACTTGGCCGCTCTgcagcagtgcattctgggaatcctccccctccccagttggTCACACTTGACTCCTAAGCAAGCCCTGCCCTGtgtctccacctgctcctcccggacacctgggttctctgctgCCGGCCTTGCCCTGACCCCATAGCCCCCAAGCTGGCAGCAACAGGCagtgtccccccctccccagcccagttcTCCTTTTTCGCACATCACGCCCCCAGCACGTCCGCTCTGGCTGGGCCCAACCacgggtggggggtggggacgggTGACCGTCTGGCGGCCGCTGGGTTCCTGGAAAATAAACTCAGAGCCAGCGACAAGCAGACGGGGCCGGCGGGCGCTGCCTCCGCAGGTAACGGGGCAGGCGGCCACGCCAGcctgggccccacacagcccctgtcATGGCTGGACTGGGAACATGGGCAGGGTCGGGCTGGGGGCTGTAATTTTCAATCTCTGTGCATGGGGGGTGCTCACCTTGTGTGTCAGttgtgattttgtgtgtgtgtgtgtgtgtgtgttataacaATCGCtccgtgtgtgtctgtgtgaacgTATTGTGTGTCAGCTGTGACTGTCTGTGCATTATAACAATCGCTCCGCGTGTGTTGTGTGCATGCGTTGTGTTGATTGTGACTATGTGTGCATAACACTCTAGCTCTGTGTGTGTCAATTGTTACTGTGTGTTATAACATTCTAGTTCTGTGTGCGCACAATGTTTCAGTTGTGACTGTGTGTTATAACAATCGCTCCATGTGTTGTGTGTGCACGCGTTGTGTGTCAGCTGTGCCTGTGTGTTATAACAATCACTCCATGTGTGTTGTGTGCATGCGTTGTGTTGATTGTGACTGTGTGTGCATAACACTCTAGCTGTGTTTGTGTGCACACGATGTTTGTCAGTTGTGACTTTTTGTGTGTTATAACAATCGCtctgtttttctgtgtgtgtgtgtacacaggtGTGTTGGTTGTGACATTGTGTGTCTTATAACAATCGCTgtgtttttctctgtgtgtgtatgtgtgtcgaTTGTGACGTGTGATAACaattgtgtttttgtgtgtgtgcacgtcgGTTGTGATGCTGTGTGTCTGTTATAACAATTGCTGTTTTTCTGTGTGCGCGCACGTGTTGGTTGTGACATTGTGTGTGTGATAATCActgtttttctctgtgtgtgtgcacacgtgtgtCGGTTGTGACATTGTGTTATAACAATCActgtttttctgtgtgtgcacgcacatgtTCTCTGTCAATTGTGACATTGTGTGTGTGATAACAATCAGtgtgtttttctgtgtgtgtgtgtgcacgtgttgTGTGTCGGTTGTGACATGGCATGTGCATTATAACACCCTAGCTccgtgcgcgtgtgtgtgtatttgcCCTGCAGCTGGACAAAGGCTGCCCCATCAGGGTCAGACTGACCCAGGCCAGGCGGCAGGGGGAgccaggggctgtgtggggctccccctcccctcacagagccagggagagaacccaggcatcctagaAGCCCTGCACAGGGTTACTTCCCCTTTTCCTGGTTGAGAGGCACCATGCCAGCCggcggggggtggagggcagTGATAAAAGCCAGGTGTGGACGTTGCCATGATGCCCTCTGTCCACGCACAGCTCGGGACACTTGGCAAGGAGACAGACGTACCCCCGGGCTGCCAGGGGGGCGATCGTCCCCCCGCACCACTAATAGCTCCATCGCTCTTGGTGCCcttggctgggagcccagaggcGGACAATGGGAGGTGGGGAAGACGCGGGTCAGCCTGGCCATGCAAATAACCTGGCCCCACCTCAAGAGAGGGTTGATGTGAACCCTTCCCTGGCTAGGGGCCGCTggccccagagcagggactggctggctcagtggggcagggaatgggacatgggaccTTTCCCCACTAGGGGGCACTAGCCCCAAtcgggctctagggtgggggactggctgactcggggggcagggaatggggcatggggcctcTCCCCTTTCAGGGGCACCGGCCGGGGGAAAGGCCTCCCCCcactctcaatctctctctctgtctcaggtcCTGTCATGGAGGCCAATGTCTCCTCCGGTCTCTGGCTCACCAGCCCTGGTCCTTCTCCTGCCAAGGCCAAGCCTGACCTGAATGCAGTCATGGACCTAGTCCAGGTCGTCTTCTACAGCGTGGTCTGTGTGGGGGGCTCGCTGGGCAACGGGCTGGTGATCTGGCTCACGGCTCGCCGGGCCGGCCGCTCCGTCAACTGCATCTGGTTCCTCAACCTGGCAGTGGCCGACTTCATCTTCTCGGTCAGCCGGGTGGTGCCGCTGGTGAAGAACGCCTTCTACCGCGGGCACTGGCCCTTCGGTGCCTTCCTCTGCCAGGCCACCAGCTTCATCAAGTACCTTAACATGTTTTGCAGTGTCTTCCTCTTGGCGGCCGTCAGCCTGGACCGCCTGGCAGCCGTGGCCTTTCCAGTGTGGTCCAAGAACCGCCGGGGCCCCCGCCTGGCGTGGGCGGCCGCTGCCGGGGCATGGGGGGCGGCCGCCGCGGCCAGCCTGCCCTTCTACCTGTACCGCAGCCTGGTGCCGGAGGGGAGAACCAACAGCCTCAAGTGCTCCTTGACGCTGGGAGAAGGGCCCAAGCTGACGCTCTATCTGCTCCGGCTGCTCTGCGGCTTCCTGGCCCCCTTCGCCATCATCCTGGCCTGCTATGGGGCCTTAGCGGCCGTGCTGAGGCGGCGCCCGGCCACCGTCCGCTCCAGGAAGCCCTTCAAGGTCATGGCGGCCATTGTGGTGaccttcttcctctgctgggccccctaccacctcttcctcctcctcaagcTGGCAGGCGTCAAGGGCCAGGCCATGGCCGTGGGGCTGCCGCTCGCGTCCTCCCTGGCCTATCTCAACAGCTGCGCCAACCCCGTCCTTTACTTCTTCATGGGGCTGGAGTTCCGCCGGGCGCTGGGACGGACCAGCTTGGCCGGGGCCTTCCGCCGGGCCCTGCTGGAGGACACTGCCTACTCAGCCAGGTCCCACGGCCGCAGGAAGGAGGCAGCTTCCTCCATTGACGGGCTGGCCCAGAGCTCGGTGTCCCCCAACCTGGCTTGAGAGACCCCGAGGAAGCGGGGCCTGTGAGGCCGAGGGAGGCAGGGACTGCGAGAGGTGGGTGCCCTGGCACGGACGGCAGTGGCGAAGAGAGCAGTACAGAGACAGATGCCAAAGGAACCCTCAGCCATCCCACTGCAAACACCAATGTGCTTCTTCCTGACCTGAGACCTGCAGACGTCCCCAGAGCGGGGACAGCGgcaaagagacacacacacacacacacacacacacacacacacacaccccgcgtcccccaactccagcctctCTCCATCCCATTACCCTCACCAACATGAGTGCAGCTGTCCTAGAACCAGACTCCTCCATCCACCCCCAAAGCACTCAGGGGAAGAGCTCCACAAACACAGCCTCtgcccacccccaacacacacagccccccgcatgcacacacagcccctcccacGCCCAGCCACGAGGTATCCCACCAGCCCCGCCAATGTGCTAGAGAGACTTGTCTGTGGGTCTGCAGAACAGACAGCAGCTTGGGTAGCAGCGAAGAGTCCCACCCtaccttcccaccccccaaatgctccccccacacacacacagatccacCCCGTGAACACCCATCCATCCCACCTGCCCCACCAATGTGCTTCTGATTCCCTTAGGGAATCCAGCCAGGGGGCCGGGTTGTTCCAAGGCAGTTTGGTCTGAGTCCTCACAAACTCATACCATGGATCGTCCCATTAAAACAACGGCTTCTCCTTGAACGTCTCTGGCCTGTTCGCTGCACGTGAACCCAGCCCCGATGCGGGGGAGGGAGCCTGGCACCCCCCAGCGCAGGCCTGGCTCAGCCAGAGGCAAAGGGCTCCTTGTGACTCAGTGCTATCGGCACAGGAGAGGttgtggttagagtgggggcagggaggctcagagccaggactcctgggttcactcccctagtctgggaggggagtggtgtctagtggttagagcagggggggctgggagccagaagtcCTGAGCTTGCTCCCCAGGTCTGGGAGGCCCCACCAACCCTTGTGTGCCTGAGACACCACAGTCTGTGGGTCACAGCTGCCAGCCACACACCTCCCAGTCTATCACCTGCTGCTTTGTGATACACCtgggacagcagcagagctgcaggggggagcccaaggggctgcgggtctggagcgaggggcactggcagagcttggggagggggagcccagggggctgtgggtctggAGCGAGGGGCTCTGGTTGCAATAAAACCAGAGACACATAGCCCGTGGGTCGGACGAATTTCTGTAATAAATAGTTGGCGTCAGCAGGGGGCAGCGATCCTGGGGCCCACAACAGACATGGGGGGGGTAACAGATGAGatccaggggggagggggctccccctACTGCCACCCTTGGCCTTGGCCACATGGCACAAAGCACACTGGGACAGGCCATACAGGCAACAGATTCTTTGCTGCCCTATCAAAGAGACTCCACACTCCCCATTGGTCGAGACTTGGCCACGGCGTCCTCCAGCCACGGCCACCATTGGCCAGTTCAATCCTGGTCTCCTCCGATTGGTGCATCCTTGAAGCCTGCTCCCATTGGTCAAGATTTCAGACAGCCAATGGGAAGTCCAAGCCGCCATTGACCAGTTCGATCCTGGTCTCCTCTGATTGGTGCATCCCTGAAGCCTGCTCCCATTGGTCAAGATTTCAGACAGCCAATGGGAAGTCCAAGCCACCATTGGTCAGTTCAGTCCATATCTCCTCCCGCTGGTGCAAATTCCAGCCGAGTCTTTTGGGTAATTGGCTAGGTTTCAAAGCCAGGCTGCATGCAATTGGTGGGAATCCCAACCaggtgttccccaccccacccacattGGTTAGCATTAAGGCAGGTCTCCTCCTATTGCTGCAATTCTGAACAAGTCTTTTCCTGTTGGCCAGGCCTCAACCCTTCTCTGCACCAATTGGTGCAGGTCCCAGGTGAACACGCATCCAATTGCCCGGCCTTCAAACTAGGCCTCCTCTGATTGGCCAGAATTCGCAGCGAGCCtcctcccattggtcaggattcAAAGCCACTTGCCTCCCATTGGTCCCACTTCCAGGAGCGTCTGTGTTTTAGAACAGCCGTGCTCTGATTGGAGGCAAACGCCTGCGCCTCGTTGCTCCCCGCCATGGCCGAGGTCAAAAGGGGCGGGGCCAGCACGGCTTCACACCATCAAAAACCAAGTGCACCCCCCATTGGCTGCCCTGCCCTCAAGCCCCGCCCAGGGGCGGAGCCAATGGCCCAGCTGGCCACGCCCACCAGGTGGGCAATGTCTTTGGTGGTCCCTGGGGGGCTCCGGGGGCCCGGCTCAGTAGCGGGTGTTCTCCTCGGCAGCCGTGACGATGGCGTCCATCCAGATGCGCATGGCCTCAGCGCTGGGCGCCACCAGGCAGAAGAGCCGGTCGTAAGTCTTGACACAGAAGGTCAGTTTGGGGTTGGGGCTCTGCGGGGGAAGGAAAGGGTCAGCCGGGGGGGGGTGGCTGGGACCCCCTGGGTCCCAGCGCCGGGGGGTCTGGAAGGTTGGGGTAGAAATTGTGGGTCCCCATGCTGGGAGACTGGGGGGGGGATACTGTGGGTCCCAGCACTGGGGGTATCCAATGGGTCCCTGTGCTGGGCGGTGGGAGGACGCCGTGggtcctggagctgggggtgggttcTGGTTGGGGACACTGTGGGGCGGGATGATGCCATGGGTCCTGgcactgtggggggaggggttctgcAGGGGACAGCGTGGGTCCTGGCACTGTggcggggggtgctgtggggtttggagggggcacttggggaTGGGATGACACCATGAGTGCTGGCATGGTGGGGGGGCACTGCGGGGGAGACACCGTGGGTCCTGGCACTGTCGGGGGAGGAGTGTTGCGGGGGACACTGTGGGTCCTGGCACTGTGGCGGGGGGTGCTGCGGGGTttggagggggcactgggggatgggaTGACACCATGGGTGCTGGCGTGGGGGGGGGCACGCTGTGGGGCGACACACCGTGGGTCCCGGCATGGGGGGAGCGGTGGCGTACCTTGAAGGCGCTGCGCAGGTGATCATAATAAACCTCCTCGATGGCCTGGAAGTAGATGACGCCCTTGAGCTTCGCCTCCTCTTTGTCTGCAACGGGAAGGAGCAGCGATTaggagggggggtcaggggggctgggagggggcagggatacAAGGGGATGCCGGGGGCACTGACTCCCCAGTGGCGGGTAGCAGAGAAGGGGGCGCCCAGGGGGATCACTCACGGAGTAGGCAAGCAGCCATCACTGGGGGTGGGTGACCAGAGGAGGGGACTGCTGAGGGAGGAGGGTacctgggggtgctgtggggcagggggtgcctgGGGGTATCCAGGGGGAATCAGGAGGCACTGGGTCTCACTCGCAGAGTAGGCCAGCAGGCGTCActggggtgagtgctggggggcgggtGACCGGAGGGAGGTACccgggcctggggctcccaggggcCCCATGGGGtggtgggtgtctggggggtACTCTCGCTCACCCACGTAGTAGGCCAGCAGGCGTCACTGGGGTGGGTTCGGGGGGGCGGGTGACCAGAGGACGGGGACGCTGGGGGAGGAAGGTGCCCGGGGCAGAGGGTATCCAGGGGCCCCATAGCGGGGTGTCTGGGGGGTACTCTCGCTCACCCACGTAGTAGGCCAGCAGGCGTCACTGGGGTGGGTTCAGGGGGGGCGGGTGACCAGAGGACGGGGACGCTGGGGGAGGAAGGTGCCCGGGGCAGGGGGTACCCAGGGGCCCCATAGCGGGGTGTCTAGGGGGAACTCTCGCTCACCCACGTAGCAGGCATCACTCAGGTAGATGCCAGGGGGGCGGGTAACCAGAGGATGGggacactgggggagggaggtgcccGGGGCCTAGGGCAGGTTGTACCCGGGGGCCCCatggggggggtgtctggggggtACTCTCGCTCACCCACGTAGTAGGCCAGCAGGCGTCACTGGGGTGGGTTCTGGGGGGGCGGGTGACCAGAGGACGGGGACGCTGGGGGAGGAAGGTGCCCGGGGCAGGGGGTACCCAGGGGCCCCATAGCGGGGTGTCTGGGGGGAACTCTCGCTCACTCACGTAGCAGGCCAGCAGGTATCACTCAGGTGGATGCCAGGGGGGCGGGTAACCAGAGGATGGggacactgggggagggaggtgcccaGGGCCTAGGGCAGGTTGTACCCGGGGGCCCCATGGGGGGAGGTGTCTGGGGGGGACTGTCGCTCACCCACGTAGCAGGCGTCACTCAGGTGGATGCCGGGGGGGCGGGTGACCAGAGGATGGGGACgctgggggagggagctgccCGGGGCAGGAGGTACCTGGGGGCCCCATGGGGCAGTGTCTGGGGGGGACTCTCGCTCACCCATGTAGCAGGCCAGCAGGCGTCACTCAGGTGGATGCCGGGGGGGCGGGTGACCAGAGGATGGGGACGCTGGGGGAGGGAGctacccggggcctggggcagggggtaccTGGGGGCCCCATGGGGCAGTGTCTGGGGGGGACTCTCGCTCACCCACGTAGTAGGCCAGCAGACGCCGCTGGCGGTCGAAGCAGAACCAACGTTTCTTCCAGGTTTTGATGCGCCCGCCCATCTTCACCAGGAAGCCGCGGCAGGCCCTGCCCGTCACCCGCACCTCGGGGCAGGTCTCCAGGCTGTGCCCCGAAGCCTCCAGGTGGGCACGCAGGTCCAGGGGGGCGGTGGCAGGGGGCTCCCGCGCCGGCCCCAGGCTCCGGTCCTGCATGGGCAAGACGGGGggtaaattgggggggggggggacaccggGAATCCCGGCCCCAATTCAGCATGCGGGGTCTCACCTGGGCAGGGGGTAGCAGCTCTGTGTGTTGTGTCTCCCCCTGGGCCACTCGTTTCACCTCCTGCGGGAATAGATGTGGGGGTCAGGGCCGAGCGGCCACCACAGGGGGGACctggcccctccacccccaaaaaaccccaatctagtgactcccagcccccacccctggctTCCAGGGGAGCCCCAGAGACAGCTTCCCTCCCTCACCATCCTgctccacccctacccccccaTCATCCTGGCCTcgcccccacctccacctcaaCCCCCCCTTCATAGcaagccccttcccccacctctatcctgccccccccgggtcctctctctggccccacccccagccagtctGTGTCCCCCACTTTGGTGtctggtgcaggggggcagggagaggaaggcaGCAGCTGATGCAGCGAAACCCTAACTTCCCTATTCCCAGCCTGGAGACCATGGGACAGACACCTGGGGGGACGTGGGGTCCTGTGGTTAGAGccggggagggctgggagccaggactcctgggttctctccctggctcagagacggggctgggagccaggactcctgggttcgctccCTGGCTCAGagacggggctgggagccaggactcctgggttcgctccCTGGCTCTGGTGAGTCAGAGCTGGGGGTCGGCGGGAGgtgggccaggactcctgggttcttacCCGCGCCTGCAGCAGCCGCTCTCTCTCTGCCATGGCCTCCCGCACCATCCGCTCCATTTCGGCCAGTTTGGTGACACAGGAGCTCACGCTGCTGTGGAGGGAGCGGGACATTGAGTCGCTGGGGCGTGAGGAGCCTGGAGTGACCCAGTTTGGAGGGGCCTGTGTCTGGGAGACCCAAGGACAGGGCAGTGTAAAGTGGGGGGTGCCtgagagggggagaagagggcGGGATGGGGGCTATCGGGGGCATGAAGGGGACGATGGGGGGcgaaggaggagggagggggaccaTTGGGGAAATCTCACCTGTATGGGCCCCCCAGCGGGTGCAAGGGGGCGTTGAGATGTCTGAGTGGCACGCAGCGCCGGTCGCCCCCGGCCGAAAGCTGCAACGCCAGGACATCTGAGTCTAGCCccgagagagacagagatggggggggggatcaGCACCTCGTAGGCACAGAGAACCACCCCCGCAACCCTCCCCACACTGGTCCCACCTGGCCCCACACCGTGCCCTGGGAGATCTCCTAGGAGCCCCCCTAAAtataccccccccacacacacacagagatccttcctgtcccctccctcctACC
Encoded proteins:
- the LOC115640573 gene encoding C3a anaphylatoxin chemotactic receptor-like, whose translation is MEANVSSGLWLTSPGPSPAKAKPDLNAVMDLVQVVFYSVVCVGGSLGNGLVIWLTARRAGRSVNCIWFLNLAVADFIFSVSRVVPLVKNAFYRGHWPFGAFLCQATSFIKYLNMFCSVFLLAAVSLDRLAAVAFPVWSKNRRGPRLAWAAAAGAWGAAAAASLPFYLYRSLVPEGRTNSLKCSLTLGEGPKLTLYLLRLLCGFLAPFAIILACYGALAAVLRRRPATVRSRKPFKVMAAIVVTFFLCWAPYHLFLLLKLAGVKGQAMAVGLPLASSLAYLNSCANPVLYFFMGLEFRRALGRTSLAGAFRRALLEDTAYSARSHGRRKEAASSIDGLAQSSVSPNLA